A single region of the Peromyscus eremicus chromosome 16_21, PerEre_H2_v1, whole genome shotgun sequence genome encodes:
- the C16_21H6orf132 gene encoding uncharacterized protein C6orf132 homolog, with translation MKKNQTMQGTFSKLFGKKHANPATTSLYATNPPWIFTQEAQEEGTRDFDGIYYGDSRFDTVSESGTATLKARPRVRPLLTFLPLNAQENHGLAVPTPSVPEGFADKEVGGTSSLVNGHLRLYSSVGDLRPAHYDLDSSIPPPPPGPAPGPPQDTSQPPGESPPPPPPSVPPPPPPLLVEPPPPPSTAPPPPPVLDTLSPSATLSPPSTPTPPDFIPPAPPSAFLTPPPPSLPAPGPPTPVSPHATGTRIIKWKSEVALNGRRPEDPRTSPPKSPAELKGSHLGPSPESHLTFPRSFKVPPPTPVRTSSIPVQEAPGASPEEEEASQKAWTHLPLPPSFNIRPASQVYPDRAPEPEHPREPRLETSGSPRLRQSEPQTNGQAGVPPPAPPLPPAAPPLPPPAPPLPPAAPPLPPPAPSLPPAAPPLPSTEQAAPPSSGLMKTPKSGSPTLHAKPTPPTLEDTDSSEPVDWRDPRQMEKLRSELAAYLCGSRKEDRSLSHRPVPPVAWKDKESKKGPSLSEETAPPSLPEKTHPCGPVKSPSSSSLPEREATSSLTLPPVDYIPQGTPAPSVRQIRNELEARFASSAEKEAKPSIASLPPKPRLEAGRIFENGTDSGRFHKPVTKNPPQLSATPLPATPLQSKITPGPAAPPKATPGPATPFKLVPGQAILPKTTPGPALPLKPTPEQTTASKDTVGQATAPKDPPGQATAPKDPPGQATAPKDTPGQATPPKDTPELSIPSSQLIAKKDPVPVRQRGKPESQENGVATQLSTDGALSPPALPPKKSTGGEEVPFLYRPHRSQNSHSRGVAVVIPTRARGETTGSGGQADEKEPESHPAKPLTPVQPADQLLRHPVTGEVVERGSPMALLLAARQRAQKTRPGGPAMGPGRSSLPGSLRDRSNQTEASSDGVFYRGSRPNSFLVVPKVPSETEGSHLTSARPTGPSQWKPQQGRDTQGPEPTHRHAWTKAESPTAVARERPAPPGLPPSRALPKSFSSPPSPSYKREEEEEEFSFDIIPPPPEFSNDPEPPAPGLQRQGRRGSPPRNLFSDLGQPLDAGPGANAARGFSRFPGGGGGAQYPGLGGLDRFSGSGRSLIKKRLYVGEPHRNPGTPRGATGRSLSSPNCFGPQPGGPEMRRVNSAGRGAPGGLHARRLSLEGARGAAEVKYKAPGGGAGGGGGKAGDYGFVPAKGSRSPHGTTHYGSPINTFTVRPGTRHPISYAYPGTHRKATS, from the exons GTACCAGCTCACTGGTGAACGGCCACCTCCGACTGTACAGCTCTGTGGGCGACCTGAGGCCTGCACACTATGACCTCGACTCAtccatccccccacctcccccaggcCCAGCCCCAGGGCCACCCCAGGACACTTCGCAGCCTCCAGGGGAGTCCCCTCCACCACCCCCTCCTTCggtccctcctcccccccctcccctacTGGtggaacccccacccccacccagcacggccccacctccacccccagtaCTGGACACTTTATCTCCCTCGGCTACCCTCTCCCCACCATCGACACCTACCCCTCCAGACTTCATCCCCCCCGCCCCACCCTCAGCTTTCCTAACCCCCCCTCCGCCTTCTTTGCCAGCCCCAGGACCCCCAACCCCAGTCTCTCCTCATGCAACTGGAACACGTATTATCAAGTGGAAATCAGAAGTAGCACTCAATGGCAGGCGGCCAGAAGACCCCAGAACCAGCCCCCCCAAAAGCCCTGCTGAACTGAAGGGGAGCCACTTAGGGCCTAGCCCCGAATCCCACCTCACCTTCCCCAGGTCATTCAAGGTGCCTCCCCCAACTCCAGTCAGGACCTCATCTATCCCGGTTCAGGAAGCACCAGGGGCTTccccagaagaggaggaagccagCCAGAAGGCCTGGACacacctccccctgcctcccagcTTCAACATCCGCCCTGCATCTCAAGTTTATCCAGACAGGGCCCCAGAGCCAGAGCACCCCAGGGAGCCCAGGCTTGAGACATCAGGCAGCCCAAGGCTCAGGCAGTCTGAACCCCAGACCAATGGACAAGCTGGAGTtccacctccagcccctcccctgcccccagctgctcccccactccctccaccagcccctcccctgcccccagctgctcccccactccctccaccAGCACCCTCTCTGCCCCCAGCTGCTCCTCCTTTGCCTTCTACTGAGCAGGCAGCCCCTCCATCTTCTGGACTTATGAAGACCCCCAAGTCCGGCTCACCTACTCTCCACGCCAAACCCACCCCCCCCACTCTGGAGGACACAGACTCGTCAGAACCAGTTGACTGGAGAGACCCCAGGCAGATGGAAAAACTTCGAAGCGAGTTGGCAGCCTATCTCTGTGGGTCCAGGAAAGAGGATCGGTCACTCAGCCACAGGCCAGTCCCTCCAGTGGCCTGGAAGGACAAGGAGAGCAAGAAGGGGCCCAGCCTATCGGAGGAGACAGCTCCTCCAAGCCTGCCCGAGAAGACACACCCATGTGGTCCTGTGAAGAGTCCCTCCAGCAGCAGCCTACCAGAGAGAGAAGCCACCAGCAGCCTGACGCTACCCCCTGTGGACTACATCCCCCAGGGTACTCCAGCCCCCAGTGTCAGGCAGATCCGGAATGAGCTAGAGGCTCGGTTTGCCTCCTCAGCGGAGAAAGAGGCCAAGCCCAGCATAGCATCTCTGCCACCCAAACCCCGGCTGGAAGCGGGGAGAATCTTTGAAAACGGCACGGACAGTGGCAGATTCCATAAGCCTGTCACCAAGAATCCACCCCAGCTGTCGGCCACCCCTCTACCTGCCACGCCACTCCAGTCCAAGATTACACCTGGTCCAGCAGCCCCACCCAAGGCCACACCTGGGCCAGCCACACCATTCAAGCTTGTACCCGGGCAGGCCATACTGCCTAAGACCACACCTGGGCCGGCCTTGCCACTCAAGCCTACACCTGAGCAGACCACAGCATCCAAGGACACAGTTGGGCAGGCCACAGCACCCAAGGACCCACCAGGGCAGGCCACAGCACCCAAGGACCCACCAGGGCAGGCCACAGCACCCAAGGACACACCTGGGCAGGCCACACCACCCAAGGACACACCTGAGCTGTCCATCCCATCATCTCAGCTGATTGCCAAGAAGGACCCTGTCCCagtgaggcagagaggaaagCCAGAATCTCAAGAAAACGGAGTGGCCACCCAACTGTCCACAGATGGAGCGCTCTCACCTCCAGCCCTCCCGCCGAAGAAGTCCACTGGTGGGGAGGAGGTACCATTTCTCTACAGACCCCATCGCAGCCAGAACAGCCACAGCCGAGGGGTTGCCGTGGTGATTCCCACTCGGGCCAGAGGAGAGACCACAGGCTCCGGGGGACAAGCGGACGAAAAGGAGCCGGAAAGCCATCCAGCCAAACCTCTCACCCCAGTCCAGCCTGCCGACCAGCTCCTCAGACACCCGGTGACTGGGGAGGTGGTGGAGCGCGGCTCCCCAATGGCCCTGCTCCTGGCAGCCAGACAGAGGGCACAGAAGACCAGGCCTGGAGGGCCTGCGATGGGCCCGGGCCGGTCCTCTCTGCCGGGGAGTCTCCGTGACCGTAGCAACCAAACAGAGGCCAGCTCTGACGGCGTCTTTTACAGAGGTAGCCGGCCCAACTCCTTCCTCGTGGTCCCTAAGGTACCCAGCGAGACAGAGGGCTCCCACCTGACCTCAGCACGGCCCACTGGACCCAGTCAGTGGAAGCCCCAGCAGGGGCGAGACACACAGGGCCCAGAGCCAACCCATAGGCATGCGTGGACCAAGGCCGAGTCCCCGACCGCCGTGGCCCGGGAAAGACCCGCTCCCCCAGGCTTGCCCCCGAGCCGCGCCCTCCCCAAATCCTTCTCTTCTCCGCCCTCTCCTTCCtacaagagggaagaggaagaagaggagttcAGCTTTGATATCATTCCGCCGCCGCCAGAGTTCAGCAATGACCCTGAGCCCCCCGCCCCCGGGCTGCAGCGTCAGGGCCGTCGCGGGTCCCCACCCAGGAACCTCTTCTCGGACCTGGGGCAGCCCCTGGACGCGGGCCCCGGGGCCAATGCGGCTCGCGGCTTCTCGCGCTttcccggcggcggcggcggcgcccaATACCCCGGGCTCGGGGGCCTGGATCGCTTCTCCGGCAGCGGACGCTCGCTCATCAAGAAACGCCTGTACGTCGGGGAGCCCCACCGCAACCCCGGGACGCCCCGCGGCGCCACTGGCCGCAGCCTGAGCTCCCCTAACTGCTTCGGGCCGCAGCCGGGAGGCCCCGAGATGCGACGGGTCAACTCGGCGGGCCGCGGGGCCCCCGGAGGCCTGCACGCGCGGAGGCTGTCGCTGGAGGGCGCCCGAGGCGCAGCCGAGGTCAAGTACAAGGCGCCGGGCGGCGgagccggtggtggtggcggcaaaGCCGGGGACTATGGCTTCGTCCCAGCCAAAGGCAGCAG GTCTCCCCACGGCACCACCCACTACGGGAGTCCCATCAATACGTTCACCGTGAGGCCAGGGACGCGCCATCCCATCTCCTACGCCTACCCTGGAACCCATCGGAAAGCCACCTCCTGA